From the genome of Pseudomonas helvetica:
GCCACAAGTCTTCCTCCGGCTGGATGGCGCCTTCGATAAGGTGCAAAAGATTCGTGACACACCCATTGCGGTTCAGGGGCGGACGCTGAAGCTCTCGGACGTGGCGACGATCGAACGTGGTTATGAAGATCCGGCAACCTTTCTCGTGCGTAATAACGGTGAAGAGGCCTTGTTGCTGGGGATCGTGATGCGTGAGGGCTGGAACGGTCTTGACCTCGGCAAGGCGCTGGACGCGGAGACGGTCAAGATAAATGAAGGCATGCCTTTGGGCATGACGCTCTCCAAGGTCACCGATCAATCTGTAAATATCAGTTCGGCCGTCGGCGAGTTCATGGTCAAGTTTTTCGTCGCGCTGCTTGTGGTGATGCTCGTCTGCTTTCTCAGCATGGGCTGGCGTGTAGGCGTTGTGGTCGCTGCGGCTGTGCCGTTGACGTTGGCTGTGGTGTTTGTGGTGATGGCGGCCACTGGAAAGAACTTTGACCGTATCACCCTTGGCTCGTTGATTCTGGCGCTCGGACTGTTGGTGGACGACGCCATCATTGCTATCGAAATGATGGTGGTGAAAATGGAGGAGGGCTACGACCGCATCAAAGCTTCCGCGTATGCCTGGAGTCATACAGCCGCACCGATGCTTTCCGGTACGCTGGTGACGGCTATCGGCTTTATGCCCAACGGCTTCGCGCAGTCGACAGCCGGCGAGTACACCAGCAACATGTTCTGGATCGTGGGCATCGCCCTGATTGCCTCCTGGGTGGTTGCGGTGGCCTTTACCCCGTACCTGGGTGTGAAGATGTTGCCGAACATCAAGAAGGTGGAGGGTGGTCATGCGGCCATCTACAACACCCGAAATTACAACCACTTCCGCCAGGTGTTGACGCGTGTCATCGCTCGCAAATGGCTGGTAGCCGGTACTGTTATCGCAATGTTTGGCGTGGCGATTCTCGGCATGAGCCTGGTCAAGAAACAGTTCTTCCCTACCTCGGACCGTCCAGAGGTATTGATTGAAGTGCAAATGCCTTATGGAACCTCCATTGAACAGACCAGCGCCACTACCGCCAAGATAGAGGCTTGGCTGCAAAAGCAGGATGAGGCAAAAATCGTCACCGCTTATATCGGGCAAGGAGCGCCGCGTTTCTATCTGGCGATGGCGCCGGAACTCCCCGATCCGTCTTTTGCGAAGATTGTGGTGCTGACGGACAGCCAGGAGGAGCGCGAGGCCCTCAAGTTCCGTCTCCGCGAGGCCGCTGCCGAGGGACTTGCCCCAGAAGCGCGTGTCAGGGTGACTCAGCTTGTGTTTGGTCCGTATTCGCCGTTCCCTGTTGCCTATCGGGTGATGGGGTCTGATCCGTCGAAATTGCGCGAGATCGCGGGCCAGGTACAGGACGTGATGCAATCGAGCTCGATGATGAGAACCGTCAACACTGACTGGGGGCCACTGACGCCGACGCTGCATTTGGCTCTGGATCAGGATCGCTTGGAGGCGGTGGGGTTGACGTCAAACTCAGTCGCGCAGCAACTGCAGTTCCTGTTGGCCGGAGTACCGATCACCGCAGTTCGTGAGGACATTCGTTCGGTGCAGGTGGTTGGTCGCGCAGCGGGTGATATCCGGCTCGATCCCGCCAAGATAGAAGGTTTTACTCTGGTAGGCACGGCAGGTCAGCGGATCCCGCTGTCTCAGGTGGGAGAGGTCGATGTTCGTATGGAGGATCCGATCCTCCGACGTCGTGATCGCACGCCGACCATTACCGTGCGCGGTGACATTGCCGAAGGCCTGCAGCCACCGGACGTCTCGAGCGTGATCATGAAAGAGCTGCAGCCGGTCATCGACAAGCTGCCTGACGGGTACCGGATCGAGCAGGCGGGTGCAATCGAGGAGTCGGGCAAAGCCGGTAAAGCGATGTTGCCGTTGTTCCCGATCATGATTGCCATGACGCTACTGGTCATTATTGTGCAGGTACGTTCGATCTCGGCGATGATCATGGTGTTCCTCACCTCGCCACTGGGGTTGATTGGTGTGGTGCCGACACTGCTTATCTTCCAGCAGCCGTTTGGTATCAACGCTCTGGTAGGTCTAATCGCCCTTTCAGGCATTTTGATGCGCAATACGCTGATTCTGATTGGCCAAATCCATCACAACGCGCAAGAAGGGCTGGATCCGTTTCACGCGGTGGTCGAAGCTACGGTCCAACGTGCCCGCCCGGTACTGCTGACAGCGCTGGCGGCAATCCTGGCGTTCATTCCCCTGACACACTCCGTCTTCTGGGGGACGCTGGCCTACACGTTGATCGGAGGCACGTTCATCGGAACCATCATGACGCTGGTGTTCCTGCCAGCGATGTACTCCATCTGGTTCAAGATCCGTCCTGACAATAAGGGTCAACTGAA
Proteins encoded in this window:
- a CDS encoding efflux RND transporter permease subunit translates to MSEGRFNLSAIAVRERSITVFLIFLIAVAGILSFFQLGRAEDPPFTVKQLTVITAWPGATAQEMQDQVAEPLEKRLQELKWYDRTETYTRPGLAFTMVSLRDSTPPSQVQEEFYQARKKLDDEARKLPAGVIGPMVNDEFSDVTFALFALKAKGEPQRLLVRDAESLRQQLLHVPGVKKVNIIGEQPERIFVSFSHDRLATLGVSPQDIFAALNNQNVLTPAGSIESNGPQVFLRLDGAFDKVQKIRDTPIAVQGRTLKLSDVATIERGYEDPATFLVRNNGEEALLLGIVMREGWNGLDLGKALDAETVKINEGMPLGMTLSKVTDQSVNISSAVGEFMVKFFVALLVVMLVCFLSMGWRVGVVVAAAVPLTLAVVFVVMAATGKNFDRITLGSLILALGLLVDDAIIAIEMMVVKMEEGYDRIKASAYAWSHTAAPMLSGTLVTAIGFMPNGFAQSTAGEYTSNMFWIVGIALIASWVVAVAFTPYLGVKMLPNIKKVEGGHAAIYNTRNYNHFRQVLTRVIARKWLVAGTVIAMFGVAILGMSLVKKQFFPTSDRPEVLIEVQMPYGTSIEQTSATTAKIEAWLQKQDEAKIVTAYIGQGAPRFYLAMAPELPDPSFAKIVVLTDSQEEREALKFRLREAAAEGLAPEARVRVTQLVFGPYSPFPVAYRVMGSDPSKLREIAGQVQDVMQSSSMMRTVNTDWGPLTPTLHLALDQDRLEAVGLTSNSVAQQLQFLLAGVPITAVREDIRSVQVVGRAAGDIRLDPAKIEGFTLVGTAGQRIPLSQVGEVDVRMEDPILRRRDRTPTITVRGDIAEGLQPPDVSSVIMKELQPVIDKLPDGYRIEQAGAIEESGKAGKAMLPLFPIMIAMTLLVIIVQVRSISAMIMVFLTSPLGLIGVVPTLLIFQQPFGINALVGLIALSGILMRNTLILIGQIHHNAQEGLDPFHAVVEATVQRARPVLLTALAAILAFIPLTHSVFWGTLAYTLIGGTFIGTIMTLVFLPAMYSIWFKIRPDNKGQLNSETDVAREPGGEDATRPLAVL